The following proteins are encoded in a genomic region of Spirosoma sp. SC4-14:
- a CDS encoding valine--tRNA ligase codes for MISKTYTPQDIEEKWYQYWIDNQFFKSTPDEREPYTIVIPPPNVTGVLHMGHMLNNTIQDVLIRKARMEGKNACWVPGTDHASIATEAKVVGMLKERGISKHDLTRDQFLEYAWEWTHKYGGIILQQLRKLGASCDWDRTRFTMEPDLYDSVIDVFVDLYEKGKIYRGVRMVNWDPQGLTAVSDEEVITKEVQQKLVYIRYQIAEGGPLSPEPQASSYITIATVRPETIMADAAIAVNPNDERYKHLHGKKAIIPLINREIPIITDEYVTMDFGTGCLKVTPAHDPNDYTLGMKHNLPVLDILNDNGTLNEKAQILVGQDRFAARKAIIKMLEESGNLEKAEDYKSNVGFSERTNAVIEPKLSLQWFLKMDEISKPAFENVMNDTIQLHPPKFKNMYRSWMENPHDWCISRQLWWGQRIPAFYMKDGTIIVAKDKRAALRKAQRDYQLFALTEADLTQDEDVLDTWFSSWLWPMSVFNGLKDPNNADIQYYYPTNTLVTGFDIIFFWVARMIIAGYEYRGERPFKDVYFTGMVRDKQGRKMSKQLGNSPDPLDLIEKYGADGVRTGMLFSSAAGNDLLFDEKLCEQGRNFSNKIWNAFRLVKGWTVSTADPFETQSVASLPIRWFESKLSTTLIDLEDHFSKFRISDALQSIYKLIWDDFCSQYLELIKPGFEQPIDRATYEATINFFERLMSLAHPFMPFITEEIWQEIRERQPGDSICIAAFPKATAADSQILADFDILFDVVTNVRNIRNAKQISPKTGLPLAIKTTAPERFQSLEPLVQKMANVSEISYVSEKANGISFLIKGDEFFVDMAGEIDTEQEIVNTQKELEYNLGFRESILKKLANEKFVANAKPEVVDRERQKLADAEAKVQALEQRLLDLRV; via the coding sequence ATGATTTCAAAGACATACACTCCGCAGGACATTGAAGAAAAATGGTATCAATACTGGATTGATAACCAGTTTTTCAAATCGACTCCCGACGAACGGGAGCCTTACACTATTGTTATTCCTCCTCCCAACGTAACAGGCGTATTGCACATGGGGCATATGCTCAACAATACGATTCAGGATGTACTGATCCGGAAGGCGCGTATGGAAGGAAAAAATGCCTGTTGGGTGCCCGGTACCGACCATGCCAGTATTGCTACGGAAGCTAAAGTCGTTGGCATGCTCAAAGAGCGTGGCATCAGCAAGCACGATCTGACTCGTGATCAGTTTTTAGAATATGCCTGGGAATGGACTCACAAATACGGCGGCATCATTCTTCAGCAACTTCGTAAGCTCGGTGCATCCTGCGACTGGGATCGTACCCGCTTTACAATGGAGCCTGATCTATACGACTCGGTTATCGATGTATTCGTCGATCTGTACGAAAAAGGTAAGATTTACCGGGGCGTCCGCATGGTTAACTGGGACCCTCAGGGCCTGACAGCCGTTTCGGACGAAGAAGTTATAACCAAAGAGGTTCAGCAAAAGCTGGTTTACATTCGGTATCAAATTGCCGAGGGTGGCCCCCTAAGCCCTGAGCCCCAGGCCTCCAGCTATATCACTATTGCTACCGTACGGCCCGAAACGATCATGGCTGATGCTGCCATTGCCGTTAACCCTAACGACGAGCGGTATAAGCATTTGCACGGCAAAAAAGCCATTATTCCGCTTATTAACCGTGAAATTCCCATTATCACTGATGAGTATGTGACAATGGATTTCGGAACGGGCTGCCTTAAAGTTACGCCTGCCCATGACCCGAACGACTATACGCTCGGCATGAAGCATAATCTGCCGGTTCTGGATATTCTGAACGATAATGGCACACTAAACGAAAAAGCGCAGATTCTGGTTGGTCAGGATCGCTTTGCGGCCCGGAAAGCCATTATCAAAATGCTCGAAGAATCGGGCAATCTGGAAAAAGCCGAAGACTACAAATCGAATGTTGGTTTCTCGGAGCGCACCAATGCCGTAATTGAGCCGAAGCTGTCGTTGCAGTGGTTCCTGAAAATGGACGAAATCTCGAAACCCGCGTTCGAGAACGTTATGAACGATACCATTCAACTCCATCCGCCAAAATTCAAGAACATGTATCGTTCCTGGATGGAGAATCCGCACGACTGGTGTATTAGCCGTCAGCTCTGGTGGGGCCAGCGTATTCCGGCTTTTTATATGAAGGATGGTACCATTATCGTTGCTAAAGATAAGCGTGCCGCCCTACGGAAAGCTCAGCGCGATTATCAGTTGTTTGCCCTTACAGAAGCCGATCTGACGCAGGACGAAGATGTACTCGACACCTGGTTTTCGTCGTGGCTCTGGCCAATGTCGGTCTTTAATGGCCTAAAAGACCCGAATAATGCCGACATCCAATATTATTATCCGACCAATACGCTCGTTACGGGTTTCGATATTATTTTCTTCTGGGTGGCTCGAATGATTATTGCTGGCTACGAATATCGGGGAGAGCGGCCTTTTAAAGATGTTTATTTTACGGGTATGGTTCGCGACAAGCAGGGCCGTAAAATGTCGAAGCAATTAGGCAACTCGCCCGATCCACTCGATCTCATTGAAAAATACGGAGCCGATGGTGTACGGACGGGTATGCTCTTTAGTTCAGCAGCCGGTAATGACCTACTGTTCGACGAAAAGCTGTGCGAACAGGGCCGTAACTTCAGCAATAAAATCTGGAATGCATTCCGGCTGGTTAAAGGCTGGACGGTTTCAACGGCTGACCCTTTTGAGACGCAGTCCGTTGCATCTCTACCAATTCGCTGGTTCGAGTCGAAGCTTAGCACAACACTAATTGACCTGGAAGATCATTTCAGTAAATTCCGGATTTCGGATGCTCTACAAAGCATTTACAAGCTTATCTGGGACGATTTCTGTTCGCAATATCTGGAGTTGATAAAACCTGGCTTCGAACAACCCATTGACCGTGCTACGTATGAGGCTACCATCAATTTCTTCGAACGACTGATGTCTCTTGCGCATCCATTTATGCCGTTTATTACGGAAGAAATATGGCAGGAAATTCGGGAGCGCCAGCCAGGCGACAGTATTTGCATTGCAGCTTTCCCTAAAGCAACCGCTGCCGATTCGCAAATACTGGCCGATTTCGATATCTTATTCGATGTCGTCACCAATGTTCGAAACATTCGGAATGCCAAACAGATTTCACCTAAAACCGGATTGCCACTGGCAATAAAAACTACTGCTCCTGAGCGCTTCCAGTCATTGGAACCTCTAGTTCAGAAGATGGCTAATGTGTCTGAAATCAGCTATGTATCCGAGAAAGCCAATGGCATTTCGTTCCTGATTAAAGGTGATGAGTTTTTCGTTGACATGGCTGGCGAAATCGATACCGAACAGGAGATAGTTAACACCCAGAAAGAGCTGGAGTATAACCTTGGGTTCCGTGAATCAATCCTGAAAAAACTAGCGAATGAGAAATTTGTAGCGAATGCCAAGCCGGAAGTTGTAGATCGTGAACGCCAGAAACTTGCCGATGCCGAAGCCAAGGTTCAGGCGTTAGAGCAACGCTTGCTGGATCTGCGTGTATAA
- a CDS encoding DUF72 domain-containing protein, whose translation MEFGKVHNLDVINLTLPPGPSFNARVWAGIEPTSHPSVFIGGPIWANKDYVGKVYPSNAKERDFLHYYTRQFNTIELNLTHYQIPTVGMIEKWKTEATEGFTYCPKFPQVISHERQLVATEALTEEFVNAVLGLEEFLGMAFLQMPPSFSPEKWPLLESYLKSLPDELDVAVEFRHPDWFNKSSIWQQTLEGLHALHRHVVITDVAGRRDVLHMSLSSPVLTLRFIANEGHPTDYVRTDAWIQRLKTWFEKGLQTAYLFIHGGGDNDTAPELIRYWIRELNKHCGLNLREPVLQPKVVQGSLF comes from the coding sequence ATGGAATTCGGAAAAGTACATAATCTCGACGTTATCAACCTGACACTACCGCCGGGCCCTTCGTTTAATGCCCGTGTGTGGGCAGGTATTGAGCCGACCAGTCACCCTTCGGTATTCATCGGTGGACCAATCTGGGCCAACAAAGATTATGTTGGCAAAGTATATCCTTCGAATGCAAAGGAGCGTGATTTTTTGCATTACTATACCCGGCAGTTTAATACCATTGAATTAAATCTGACCCATTATCAGATTCCGACGGTCGGTATGATTGAAAAATGGAAAACCGAAGCAACCGAAGGCTTTACCTATTGCCCAAAGTTTCCACAGGTAATTAGTCATGAACGGCAACTGGTCGCTACTGAAGCATTAACCGAAGAGTTTGTGAACGCGGTGTTGGGTCTGGAGGAGTTTCTGGGTATGGCATTTCTGCAAATGCCCCCTTCGTTTAGTCCCGAAAAATGGCCATTGCTGGAGTCATATTTAAAAAGCCTGCCCGACGAACTGGATGTGGCCGTAGAATTTCGGCATCCTGACTGGTTCAATAAATCATCAATCTGGCAACAAACTCTCGAAGGGCTTCATGCCCTGCATCGGCATGTGGTGATTACCGATGTAGCCGGTCGGCGCGATGTATTGCATATGAGCTTAAGCAGCCCAGTTCTGACGCTTCGGTTTATTGCCAATGAAGGCCATCCAACTGATTATGTACGGACAGATGCCTGGATACAACGGCTGAAAACCTGGTTTGAAAAAGGACTACAAACGGCTTATTTGTTCATTCATGGCGGGGGAGACAACGATACGGCTCCCGAACTGATTCGGTACTGGATTCGGGAATTAAATAAACACTGTGGTCTGAATTTAAGAGAGCCCGTACTACAGCCCAAAGTTGTGCAGGGTAGTTTGTTTTGA
- the hisH gene encoding imidazole glycerol phosphate synthase subunit HisH yields the protein MKTVIIKYNAGNVQSVMYALERLGASYLLTDNEAEIRSADKVIFPGVGEASTAMAYLRERGLDKLIPSLKQPVLGTCVGMQLMCRYSEENNTTCMGIFDIDVRRFPTHRDDDPARFKVPHMGWNSIHSLQGPLTQGLSENAYVYFVHSYAADICAETTATCDYVRPFSAMLHRNNFYAAQFHAEISGDVGQQILENFLNL from the coding sequence ATGAAAACTGTCATTATTAAATATAACGCAGGTAATGTCCAGTCGGTAATGTACGCGCTGGAAAGACTGGGGGCAAGCTATCTGCTGACCGACAATGAAGCCGAAATCCGCTCGGCCGATAAAGTGATTTTTCCGGGCGTAGGTGAAGCCAGCACCGCCATGGCTTATCTGCGCGAGCGTGGTCTGGATAAACTGATTCCATCGCTGAAACAGCCTGTTCTGGGAACGTGCGTCGGTATGCAGCTCATGTGCCGCTACTCCGAAGAGAACAACACAACCTGTATGGGTATTTTCGACATCGATGTTCGGCGATTTCCTACCCACCGTGACGACGACCCTGCTCGCTTTAAAGTGCCGCACATGGGCTGGAATAGCATTCACTCCCTACAAGGGCCATTAACACAAGGACTGTCGGAAAACGCCTACGTTTACTTCGTACATAGCTACGCAGCCGATATATGCGCCGAAACCACTGCAACCTGCGATTATGTGCGGCCATTCAGTGCCATGCTGCATCGCAATAATTTCTACGCAGCACAGTTTCATGCCGAAATCAGCGGTGATGTTGGCCAACAGATTCTGGAGAATTTTTTGAACTTGTAA
- the hisA gene encoding 1-(5-phosphoribosyl)-5-[(5-phosphoribosylamino)methylideneamino]imidazole-4-carboxamide isomerase, whose amino-acid sequence MYIIPAIDLIEGKAVRLTQGDYSQKKEYNARPLEVAQQFEDAGLTRLHLVDLDGAKEKRVINWKVLELIASKTSLHIDFGGGVQSDDDLRVVFECGAKQVTGGSIAVKKPEVMERWLSRHGSEAIILGADAKNEKIAVSGWEESTEVWVYDFVEKWVDKGVKYVISTDVAKDGLLQGPSFELYRNLQDQFPTLNIIASGGVSNMADIETLADMNLFGVIVGKAIYEGRVTLKELSRFMGI is encoded by the coding sequence ATGTATATAATACCTGCAATTGACCTAATCGAAGGCAAAGCCGTTCGCCTGACCCAGGGCGATTATAGTCAGAAAAAAGAATACAATGCGCGTCCGCTGGAGGTAGCGCAGCAGTTCGAAGATGCGGGGCTTACTCGCTTGCACCTTGTTGATCTCGATGGCGCTAAAGAAAAACGTGTAATCAACTGGAAAGTATTGGAGTTGATAGCCTCGAAAACTAGCCTGCATATTGATTTTGGTGGAGGAGTGCAGTCGGACGATGATCTGCGGGTAGTTTTCGAGTGTGGCGCTAAACAGGTAACGGGTGGTAGTATTGCCGTGAAAAAGCCGGAAGTAATGGAACGGTGGTTGTCTCGACATGGTTCTGAGGCCATTATTCTGGGTGCCGATGCCAAAAACGAAAAAATTGCCGTTAGCGGTTGGGAAGAATCGACCGAAGTATGGGTCTACGATTTTGTGGAAAAGTGGGTCGACAAAGGTGTTAAGTACGTAATCAGTACCGATGTGGCAAAGGACGGTCTATTGCAGGGGCCATCCTTTGAACTCTACCGAAACTTACAGGATCAGTTTCCCACGCTGAACATCATAGCGAGTGGTGGAGTCAGCAATATGGCCGATATCGAAACGCTGGCCGATATGAATCTCTTCGGTGTTATTGTCGGTAAGGCCATTTACGAAGGCCGCGTGACATTGAAGGAATTAAGTCGATTTATGGGAATCTAA
- a CDS encoding GNAT family N-acetyltransferase: MLEDYTISTDKAKLNIDLIHQFLSKEAYWCPNIPITIVQQSIENSLCFGVYWGDQQVGFARVVTDQATFGYLADVFILPEHRGKGLSKQLVAFIMAYPALQGLRRMMLVTRDAHGLYEQFGFQPIANPENTMSTKTFTSY; encoded by the coding sequence ATGCTTGAAGACTACACCATCAGCACCGATAAAGCGAAACTTAACATTGACCTAATTCACCAGTTTCTGAGCAAAGAGGCTTATTGGTGCCCGAATATTCCCATTACTATTGTTCAGCAATCAATCGAAAACTCTCTTTGCTTCGGTGTTTATTGGGGCGACCAACAAGTAGGGTTCGCCCGTGTTGTGACTGATCAGGCAACGTTCGGCTACCTGGCTGATGTATTCATTTTGCCGGAACATCGGGGTAAAGGCTTATCGAAACAGCTAGTAGCGTTTATTATGGCTTATCCGGCTTTACAGGGATTGCGCCGGATGATGCTGGTTACCCGCGATGCACATGGATTATATGAGCAGTTTGGCTTCCAGCCCATCGCCAATCCCGAAAATACAATGTCAACCAAAACATTTACCAGTTACTGA
- the hisF gene encoding imidazole glycerol phosphate synthase subunit HisF, protein MLTKRIIPCLDIKDGRTVKGTNFVNLRDAGDPVALAAIYAEQGADELVFLDITATVDERKTLIELVRNVAHTINIPFTVGGGISSVADVSTLLNAGADKISINSSAVRNPDLINELALEFGSQCIVVAIDTRWIEVESLEQGAKGEGHRVEGGVSTFSSQPLALSPQSFAHIVHTHGGRKPTHLRTIAWAKEVEERGAGEILLTSMDTDGTKAGFALELTAQISGSANIPVIASGGAGTMDHFVDVFTTGKADAGLAASIFHFKEIEIPDLKGYLREKGIEMRL, encoded by the coding sequence ATGCTTACAAAACGGATTATTCCCTGCCTGGATATAAAAGATGGTCGCACCGTAAAGGGAACCAATTTTGTCAACCTGCGCGATGCGGGCGATCCGGTTGCTCTGGCGGCTATCTATGCCGAACAGGGAGCCGACGAACTGGTTTTTCTGGATATTACGGCAACAGTCGACGAGCGTAAAACCCTCATCGAACTGGTTCGGAACGTGGCCCATACCATCAACATTCCGTTTACGGTTGGCGGTGGAATCTCGTCGGTTGCCGATGTGTCGACGCTTCTAAATGCAGGTGCCGATAAAATTTCAATCAATTCCTCCGCCGTTCGCAACCCCGATCTGATCAACGAGTTGGCTCTTGAATTCGGTAGCCAGTGCATCGTTGTCGCAATCGACACCCGCTGGATTGAGGTAGAGAGCTTAGAGCAAGGGGCAAAGGGCGAAGGGCATAGGGTAGAGGGCGGAGTGTCAACCTTCAGCTCCCAGCCCCTTGCTCTCAGCCCTCAGTCCTTCGCTCATATCGTCCATACCCACGGAGGCCGTAAGCCGACGCATCTGCGCACTATAGCCTGGGCAAAAGAAGTAGAGGAACGCGGGGCTGGCGAAATTTTGCTAACGTCGATGGATACCGATGGCACTAAAGCCGGGTTTGCGCTTGAACTGACCGCGCAAATTTCTGGATCAGCTAATATTCCGGTGATTGCATCGGGTGGTGCTGGTACAATGGATCATTTTGTCGATGTGTTCACAACCGGCAAAGCTGATGCCGGATTGGCTGCCAGCATTTTTCACTTCAAGGAAATCGAAATACCAGATCTGAAAGGCTATTTGCGAGAAAAAGGAATTGAAATGCGATTGTAA
- a CDS encoding porin family protein, with protein sequence MKKVAGLGLILVVLTVVSSWAQSTSPALYQLRTKESSVTEKRFRKILGDNYDGQDQNRRNYDDDRKRRRRQQRNQDNDTNENNGYGSGPDYAWPTHLIEMSIRFAPSLNMNTAEGTGNYTGFRSNGIGARMSVGPTLDYFFFKNRYAFSTGLWYTVKRSGFQMPGTFGQAVWNPGAPEKESVYNLQYLQLPVTVKLFANNIAPNMRLYIQTGGLLSLKLAEHALDQSRNGLYQAESGGDRRQYGFGDVEMLLGTGVQYKINQNNAFNIGMSYQRGLINVARGSQLVSKSRIVALDLGFKF encoded by the coding sequence ATGAAAAAAGTTGCAGGGTTAGGGTTGATTTTGGTTGTGCTGACGGTTGTCAGCAGTTGGGCGCAATCGACGTCGCCTGCACTCTACCAATTGAGAACGAAAGAATCGAGCGTAACTGAAAAACGGTTTCGTAAAATTTTGGGCGATAATTACGATGGCCAGGACCAGAACCGGCGCAACTATGACGATGACCGCAAACGTCGGCGTCGACAACAACGAAACCAAGACAATGACACGAATGAAAACAACGGTTACGGTTCTGGTCCAGACTATGCCTGGCCTACTCATCTCATTGAAATGAGTATTCGGTTTGCTCCTTCGCTCAACATGAACACCGCCGAAGGAACGGGCAACTACACGGGTTTTCGCAGCAATGGCATTGGTGCCCGGATGAGTGTTGGGCCAACGCTCGACTATTTCTTTTTCAAAAACCGCTATGCGTTCAGTACCGGACTTTGGTATACAGTTAAACGGTCGGGTTTTCAAATGCCAGGTACGTTTGGGCAAGCTGTGTGGAATCCGGGCGCGCCCGAAAAAGAGTCTGTTTACAACCTTCAGTATCTGCAACTACCAGTAACCGTAAAGCTGTTTGCGAATAATATTGCGCCAAACATGCGGCTTTATATTCAGACAGGCGGTCTACTGAGCCTGAAACTGGCGGAGCATGCCCTCGATCAGTCTCGCAATGGTTTGTATCAGGCCGAAAGTGGTGGCGACCGACGGCAGTATGGGTTCGGTGATGTTGAAATGCTCCTGGGAACCGGTGTCCAATACAAAATCAATCAAAACAATGCATTTAACATCGGCATGAGCTATCAGCGCGGCCTGATCAACGTAGCGCGTGGGAGCCAGCTTGTTTCAAAGAGCCGAATTGTAGCCCTCGATCTGGGCTTTAAGTTTTAA
- a CDS encoding gliding motility protein — MRLQTAFAGILCLFFFASCTKNEDVTLIRLDQQLFSGKSAENVRGFLNQHPDVAQLYFNANEAGNDTALIRELTDRINNPALNELYQQTEAEFGDMADLKTQLAEAFTKIKKNFPDFRSPKIATLVTGFAGPDIVVSDSLIIIGIDYFAGPKAKYRPRGPEFPQYILRRYQKEYIAPAIIFALSDKYNATNRTDQTMLADMVYFGKSYVFTKTMLPEVADSLIIGYSDKQLTETFNAQDIIWGHFIDNQLLYQTNPAVKQRYLNERPFTAEIGPACPGAIGRWLGWRIVSMYFDKHNGVGISDLMHNANARQIFEESGYKGQTDE; from the coding sequence ATGCGACTACAAACGGCCTTTGCCGGAATTCTTTGTTTATTCTTCTTTGCTTCGTGCACTAAAAACGAAGACGTTACTCTTATCCGACTTGATCAACAGCTTTTCTCGGGTAAATCTGCCGAAAATGTTCGTGGATTTCTGAATCAACACCCCGATGTTGCTCAATTGTACTTTAACGCGAACGAAGCCGGAAATGATACAGCACTCATCCGAGAATTGACCGACCGGATCAACAATCCGGCGCTCAATGAACTCTATCAGCAAACGGAAGCCGAATTCGGTGATATGGCTGATTTGAAAACACAGCTGGCTGAAGCCTTCACGAAAATCAAAAAAAACTTTCCCGATTTTCGTTCTCCCAAAATTGCTACACTCGTAACGGGCTTTGCTGGCCCCGACATAGTTGTTTCTGACAGCCTGATCATTATTGGTATCGATTATTTTGCTGGCCCTAAGGCTAAGTATCGTCCCCGCGGTCCCGAATTCCCTCAATATATTCTGCGCCGGTATCAAAAAGAGTATATTGCTCCAGCTATTATTTTTGCTCTATCAGACAAATACAATGCCACAAATCGCACTGACCAGACTATGCTGGCCGATATGGTTTATTTTGGCAAGAGCTATGTTTTTACAAAAACCATGCTTCCTGAAGTAGCTGACAGCCTCATTATCGGATATTCAGACAAACAACTTACCGAAACGTTTAATGCCCAGGATATAATTTGGGGACATTTTATTGATAATCAGTTGCTATATCAGACAAATCCGGCAGTAAAACAACGATATTTGAATGAGCGACCCTTTACAGCCGAAATTGGGCCTGCCTGCCCGGGGGCTATTGGCCGGTGGCTGGGCTGGCGAATCGTAAGTATGTACTTCGATAAACATAACGGCGTCGGTATTTCCGATCTGATGCATAATGCAAACGCCCGGCAAATTTTTGAAGAATCGGGCTACAAAGGGCAAACGGACGAATAA
- a CDS encoding ABC transporter transmembrane domain-containing protein gives MAKRGRGFGEEASEADKKKLSREGIKKALSIFQFIKPYRFQYGIGFIFLILSTGTTMSFGLLIGQITSVIQGKSNFTLNQVTLFFVGVLVAQAIFSFCRIYFFSQVSERAMADVRRATYSKIITLPITFFEKRRVGELTSRISADVSQLQDVLTLTLAELFRQVATLTIGTAIIFYVSWKLTLFMLGTFPVIIVAAMIFGRFIRRLSKQAQDLLAQANVIVEETLQSVNVVKAFTNEKVEINRYGIGLNKVVSTALRAAKFRGVFVSFIIFALFGGIIGVVWYGGSLVLSNEMPFSDLLTFIVYTTFIGGSVAGMGDLYAQLQRTIGASERILEILEEPSEVEADEERPLFVPVRGDVQFNDVHFSYPSRPDVPVLKGISLDVAAGRKIALVGKSGAGKSTIVQLLMRYYGIGNGQIKVDGRDLMSFNITDLRKNIAVVPQEVMLFGGTILENIQYGKPGASEAEVREAARKANALQFIESFPEGFETVVGERGVKLSGGQRQRIAIARAILKDPAILILDEATSSLDAESERLVQEALDELMQNRTTIIIAHRLATIRKVDKIYVIREGMIAESGTHDELAIQEDGIYANLVKLQFEIID, from the coding sequence ATGGCAAAACGAGGACGAGGTTTTGGCGAGGAAGCCAGCGAAGCTGATAAAAAAAAATTAAGCCGTGAAGGCATAAAAAAGGCCCTCAGTATTTTTCAATTTATTAAACCATATCGATTTCAATATGGAATTGGGTTCATCTTTTTGATTCTGTCTACGGGCACAACCATGAGTTTTGGTTTGCTTATCGGACAAATCACCAGTGTGATTCAGGGCAAATCAAATTTTACACTTAACCAGGTTACCCTGTTTTTTGTGGGTGTACTGGTGGCGCAGGCTATTTTCTCGTTCTGCCGCATTTATTTCTTTTCGCAGGTGAGCGAGCGCGCAATGGCCGATGTGCGTCGGGCAACTTATAGTAAAATCATTACGCTTCCGATCACCTTTTTCGAAAAACGACGCGTTGGCGAATTGACCAGCCGTATTTCGGCCGATGTTTCGCAACTACAGGACGTGCTGACGCTGACACTAGCCGAACTTTTCCGGCAGGTGGCTACGCTGACAATTGGTACGGCTATTATTTTCTATGTTTCCTGGAAATTGACCCTGTTCATGCTGGGTACATTTCCGGTTATCATAGTGGCGGCCATGATTTTTGGGCGATTTATTCGGCGGCTATCAAAACAGGCGCAGGATTTGTTGGCACAGGCCAATGTGATTGTTGAAGAAACGCTGCAATCGGTAAACGTAGTGAAGGCATTTACGAATGAGAAAGTCGAAATTAATAGGTACGGTATTGGACTGAACAAAGTTGTAAGTACGGCGCTGAGGGCGGCAAAATTCCGGGGTGTATTTGTATCATTCATCATTTTTGCACTTTTCGGCGGCATTATCGGTGTTGTCTGGTATGGTGGTTCGCTGGTACTATCGAACGAAATGCCTTTCTCGGATCTTCTTACATTTATCGTTTATACAACGTTTATTGGTGGATCGGTGGCTGGCATGGGCGATTTATACGCTCAATTGCAACGCACAATTGGCGCTTCTGAACGAATTCTGGAAATTCTGGAAGAGCCATCAGAAGTGGAGGCCGATGAAGAACGGCCACTGTTTGTGCCGGTTCGGGGCGATGTGCAATTCAATGACGTTCATTTCTCGTATCCGTCGCGGCCTGATGTGCCAGTACTTAAAGGAATTTCGCTGGATGTTGCTGCCGGCCGTAAAATTGCGTTAGTAGGGAAAAGTGGAGCTGGTAAATCAACAATTGTTCAATTGCTGATGCGCTATTATGGCATTGGCAATGGGCAGATTAAGGTTGATGGCCGCGATCTGATGAGTTTCAATATTACCGATCTTCGGAAAAATATTGCCGTTGTTCCTCAGGAAGTAATGCTGTTTGGTGGAACCATTCTGGAAAACATTCAGTATGGAAAGCCCGGAGCCAGTGAAGCTGAAGTTCGTGAAGCGGCTCGCAAAGCCAATGCACTGCAGTTTATCGAATCATTTCCCGAAGGTTTTGAAACCGTTGTGGGCGAACGAGGTGTTAAACTATCGGGTGGTCAACGGCAACGTATTGCCATTGCGCGGGCTATTTTGAAAGATCCGGCCATTCTAATTCTGGACGAAGCAACCAGTTCGCTGGATGCCGAATCGGAACGGTTAGTACAGGAAGCGCTGGATGAGCTAATGCAAAATCGCACAACAATTATTATTGCACACCGGTTAGCTACCATTCGGAAAGTTGATAAGATTTATGTGATTCGTGAAGGGATGATTGCTGAGTCGGGTACGCACGACGAACTGGCCATACAGGAAGACGGTATCTATGCGAATCTGGTTAAATTGCAGTTTGAAATTATAGATTAG
- a CDS encoding transcriptional repressor translates to MTPAAKTLKDFNLRHTNGREEVLDLFLNAGHALAHNDVENGLGPDHDRVTIYRTLRTFLDKGLLHKVLDDEGGTKYALCREACAHGHHHHDHVHFKCEACGQTTCLDQVSIPTIDLPNGYNRKETNLLIQGVCQDCNR, encoded by the coding sequence ATGACTCCTGCTGCTAAAACCCTGAAAGACTTTAACCTACGCCATACGAATGGCCGGGAAGAAGTGCTGGATTTGTTTCTGAACGCTGGTCATGCACTGGCGCATAACGACGTAGAAAATGGCCTTGGTCCAGATCATGATCGGGTCACGATCTATCGGACACTACGGACGTTTCTGGATAAAGGATTACTGCATAAGGTCCTTGACGATGAAGGAGGCACTAAGTATGCCCTCTGCCGTGAAGCCTGCGCCCATGGCCATCATCACCACGACCATGTTCATTTTAAATGTGAAGCCTGTGGACAAACTACTTGTCTCGACCAGGTTAGCATTCCAACAATCGACTTACCTAACGGCTACAACCGTAAAGAAACAAATTTGCTCATCCAGGGCGTTTGTCAGGATTGTAATAGATGA